Proteins co-encoded in one Actinomadura luteofluorescens genomic window:
- a CDS encoding helix-turn-helix domain-containing protein, whose amino-acid sequence MERFLPGGTRGILHARTGLERFRIERLEPPTALAPFVANFWVLRWDLRGRPPHRQRVLTRPSVHLTFTSYLTAGTTRARIAGVVRDGFVEEIHGEGRVVGAAFRPGGFRPFMDAPVSTLTGRFPGVDDVFGGEGLTLAEEVFAIADAYEAVGRLAAFLSGLRPEPDPSAAKAAAVVERIAARPGLVRVGELAADVGLSTRSLQRLFHEYVGIGPKWVIRRFRMQEAAERAASGTGVDWADLAAELGYADQAHFTRDFTAAVGTPPGRYAREAGPDAETGPGSIDA is encoded by the coding sequence GTGGAACGATTCCTACCCGGCGGGACGCGGGGCATCCTGCACGCGCGGACGGGGCTGGAGCGCTTCCGGATCGAGCGGCTCGAACCGCCCACCGCGCTCGCGCCGTTCGTCGCGAACTTCTGGGTGCTGCGCTGGGATCTGCGGGGGCGCCCGCCGCACCGCCAGCGGGTCCTCACGCGCCCGTCGGTCCACCTGACGTTCACCAGCTACCTGACCGCCGGGACGACGCGGGCGCGCATCGCGGGAGTCGTGCGGGACGGTTTCGTCGAGGAGATCCACGGCGAGGGGCGCGTGGTGGGGGCCGCCTTCCGGCCGGGCGGGTTCAGGCCGTTCATGGACGCGCCGGTGTCCACGCTGACCGGCCGGTTCCCTGGAGTGGACGATGTCTTCGGCGGGGAGGGCCTGACGCTCGCCGAGGAGGTCTTCGCGATCGCCGACGCCTACGAGGCGGTCGGACGGCTCGCGGCGTTCCTGTCCGGGCTGCGTCCCGAGCCCGACCCGTCCGCCGCCAAGGCCGCCGCGGTCGTCGAGCGGATCGCGGCGCGGCCGGGCCTGGTGCGGGTCGGCGAGCTGGCCGCGGACGTCGGGCTGAGCACGCGGAGCCTGCAGCGCCTGTTCCACGAGTACGTGGGCATCGGCCCGAAGTGGGTGATCCGGCGGTTCCGCATGCAGGAGGCCGCCGAGCGGGCCGCGTCCGGAACGGGGGTCGACTGGGCGGACCTGGCGGCCGAGCTCGGCTATGCCGACCAGGCGCATTTCACCCGCGACTTCACCGCCGCCGTGGGGACCCCGCCCGGCCGCTACGCGCGGGAGGCGGGCCCGGACGCGGAGACCGGGCCTGGCAGTATCGACGCATGA
- a CDS encoding PIG-L family deacetylase, which produces MTQELTLMAVHAHPDDEVLGTGGLLARSAAEGVRTVLVTCTNGEQGDDSGGVKPGEPGHDAEGVARRRLAELRESASLLDIGHLELLGYRDSGMDGWSTNDDPAAFANIPLEQSAGRLAALMERYRPQVVVTYDENGGYGHPDHIQAHRIALAAAEQTGIPDKLYYTAIPRSGIKQMFEAARAAGMDLGFEPPEDFGTPDELITSALDVSAHFEAKRDALLAHASQGENIFLLKLPEEMQKAAFSSEAFIRHLSRVEAPGREDDLFAGLR; this is translated from the coding sequence ATGACGCAAGAGCTCACGTTGATGGCCGTCCATGCCCACCCCGACGACGAGGTGCTGGGCACCGGCGGCCTGCTCGCCCGCAGTGCGGCCGAGGGCGTCCGCACGGTCCTGGTCACCTGCACCAACGGGGAGCAGGGCGACGACTCCGGCGGTGTGAAGCCCGGCGAGCCCGGGCACGACGCCGAGGGGGTGGCGCGGCGCCGCCTCGCCGAGCTCCGCGAGTCGGCCTCCCTTCTCGACATCGGCCACCTGGAGCTGCTCGGCTACCGCGACTCCGGCATGGACGGCTGGTCCACCAACGACGACCCGGCGGCGTTCGCCAACATCCCGCTGGAGCAGTCCGCCGGGCGACTCGCCGCCCTGATGGAGCGCTACCGGCCGCAGGTGGTCGTGACCTATGACGAGAACGGCGGCTACGGGCACCCCGACCACATCCAGGCCCACCGGATCGCGCTCGCCGCCGCCGAGCAGACCGGCATTCCCGACAAGCTCTACTACACGGCCATTCCACGGTCGGGGATCAAGCAGATGTTCGAGGCCGCCCGGGCGGCGGGCATGGACCTCGGCTTCGAGCCGCCCGAGGACTTCGGCACCCCGGACGAGCTGATCACCAGCGCGCTCGACGTCTCCGCCCATTTCGAGGCCAAGCGCGACGCGCTGCTGGCGCACGCCAGCCAGGGCGAGAACATCTTCCTGCTGAAGCTGCCGGAGGAGATGCAGAAGGCGGCGTTCTCGTCGGAGGCGTTCATCCGCCACCTCAGCCGGGTCGAGGCGCCGGGCCGGGAGGACGACCTGTTCGCGGGCCTCAGGTAG
- the gltX gene encoding glutamate--tRNA ligase — protein sequence MSSTSSIRVRFAPSPTGMFHVGGARSALFNWAMAAQSGGTLVLRIEDTDASRNSPEWTEGIIRALAWLGMDGGQYEGPYFQSANADKHAEAVHTLKDAGRAYYCDCSREAVVARTGDQHKGYDGFCRDRGLERGPGRALRFRTPDEGQTTVVDLLRGKPVFDNAVLEDFVIARADGSVTFLLANAVDDMSQGITHVVRGEEHLSNAPKQQLLWEALGAEPPVWAHVPVIVNEKRQKLSKRRDKVALEDYRAEGYLAEAMRNYLMLLGWAPSDDREIVPWDVMVEEFRIDDVNTSPAFFDVKKLRAINGEYIRALPPEKFIAECLPFLQEAPFDVDVAVFAELAPLAQTRVALLSEIVQMIDFAFLDEPPSDEQSWNKAMKEPAAAILAAAEAAYQDAPWNAAELKDRLERVGAEHGLKLGKTQAPVRVAVTGRTVGLPLFESLEILGRDRTLARIAAARARLEAA from the coding sequence ATGTCTTCGACCTCTTCGATCCGCGTACGTTTCGCCCCGTCACCGACCGGCATGTTCCATGTCGGCGGCGCCCGCTCGGCGCTGTTCAACTGGGCGATGGCCGCGCAGTCGGGCGGGACGCTCGTGCTGCGGATCGAGGACACCGACGCCTCCCGCAACAGCCCCGAATGGACCGAGGGCATCATCCGCGCCCTGGCATGGCTCGGGATGGACGGCGGGCAGTACGAAGGCCCCTACTTCCAGTCAGCCAACGCCGACAAGCACGCCGAGGCCGTCCACACGCTGAAGGACGCCGGCCGGGCCTACTACTGCGACTGCTCCCGCGAAGCGGTGGTGGCCCGGACCGGCGACCAGCACAAGGGCTACGACGGCTTCTGCCGCGACCGCGGCCTGGAGCGGGGCCCCGGGCGGGCCCTGCGCTTCCGCACCCCCGACGAGGGCCAGACCACCGTCGTCGACCTGCTGCGCGGCAAGCCCGTCTTCGACAACGCCGTCCTCGAGGACTTCGTCATCGCCCGCGCCGACGGGTCCGTCACGTTCCTGCTGGCCAACGCGGTCGACGACATGAGCCAGGGCATCACCCACGTGGTGCGCGGCGAGGAGCACCTGTCCAACGCGCCCAAGCAGCAGCTGCTGTGGGAGGCGCTCGGCGCGGAGCCGCCGGTGTGGGCGCACGTGCCCGTCATCGTGAACGAGAAGCGGCAGAAGCTGTCCAAGCGGCGCGACAAGGTCGCCCTGGAGGACTATCGCGCCGAGGGCTACCTCGCCGAGGCCATGCGCAACTACCTGATGCTGCTCGGCTGGGCCCCGTCCGACGACCGCGAGATCGTCCCGTGGGACGTCATGGTCGAGGAGTTCCGCATCGACGACGTCAACACCTCGCCCGCGTTCTTCGACGTCAAGAAGCTCCGCGCGATCAACGGCGAGTACATCCGGGCCCTGCCCCCCGAGAAGTTCATCGCCGAGTGCCTGCCGTTCCTGCAGGAGGCGCCCTTCGACGTCGACGTCGCGGTGTTCGCCGAGCTGGCGCCGCTCGCCCAGACCCGCGTCGCGCTGCTGTCGGAGATCGTCCAGATGATCGACTTCGCGTTCCTGGACGAGCCGCCGTCCGACGAGCAGTCCTGGAACAAGGCGATGAAGGAGCCCGCCGCCGCGATCCTCGCCGCCGCCGAGGCCGCCTACCAGGACGCGCCCTGGAACGCCGCCGAGCTGAAGGACCGGCTGGAGCGGGTCGGCGCCGAGCACGGGCTCAAGCTCGGCAAGACCCAGGCGCCCGTCCGCGTCGCCGTCACCGGCCGCACGGTGGGGCTGCCGCTGTTCGAGTCCCTGGAGATCCTGGGCCGCGACCGCACCCTCGCCCGCATCGCCGCCGCCCGCGCCCGGCTGGAGGCCGCCTAA
- a CDS encoding methyltransferase: MPRSPLMDLAFGFMPAQMIHVATEIGVADAFTDDRPRSSTELAEATGTHAPSLHRLLRGLTGLGVVEQKEPDLFALTEEGRRLRADAPDSIRSLIRLFCGPQVWRTWGDMAETVRTGEYAWERVTGSTPFEYFASDAELSVTFNRAMAEHTRDVAPAVIEAHDFGRYGTVADLGGGDGTLLAAILLAVPGLRGVLFDLPSGLADASGTLADVAERAEIVPGDFFEAVPERADAYVLKSVIHDWDDEKAAAILRNCRAAMGPGDRVLLLEQVMPEMVTPGSGGIVNNDLNMLVATGGRERTEAEFRELLDSAGLTAVSLTGPLRETAYHVIEAKIAD, encoded by the coding sequence ATGCCGAGATCACCACTGATGGACCTGGCCTTCGGGTTCATGCCGGCGCAGATGATTCACGTGGCCACCGAGATCGGGGTGGCGGACGCCTTCACCGATGACAGGCCGAGATCGAGCACCGAACTGGCGGAGGCGACCGGCACTCACGCGCCGTCCCTGCACCGGCTGCTGCGCGGGCTCACCGGCCTCGGCGTCGTCGAGCAGAAGGAGCCGGACCTGTTCGCGCTGACCGAGGAGGGGCGGCGGCTGCGCGCGGACGCCCCCGACTCGATTCGCTCGCTGATCAGGCTCTTCTGCGGCCCGCAGGTATGGCGGACGTGGGGCGACATGGCGGAAACGGTCCGCACGGGCGAGTACGCATGGGAACGGGTGACCGGCAGCACGCCGTTCGAGTACTTCGCCTCGGACGCCGAGCTTTCGGTGACGTTCAACCGGGCGATGGCCGAGCACACCCGCGACGTCGCGCCGGCGGTCATCGAGGCGCACGACTTCGGCCGCTACGGGACGGTCGCCGACCTCGGCGGCGGGGATGGCACGCTGCTCGCCGCGATCCTGCTGGCCGTGCCCGGCCTGCGCGGCGTCCTTTTCGACCTGCCGTCGGGACTGGCCGACGCTTCCGGCACCCTGGCCGACGTGGCCGAACGGGCCGAGATCGTGCCGGGCGACTTCTTCGAGGCCGTCCCCGAACGCGCCGACGCCTACGTGCTCAAGAGCGTCATCCACGACTGGGACGACGAGAAGGCCGCGGCGATCCTGCGGAACTGCCGGGCCGCGATGGGCCCCGGCGACCGGGTGCTCCTTCTGGAGCAGGTCATGCCGGAGATGGTCACGCCTGGGTCGGGAGGGATCGTGAACAACGACCTCAACATGCTCGTGGCGACCGGCGGCCGGGAACGCACCGAGGCCGAGTTCCGGGAACTGCTCGACAGCGCGGGACTCACGGCCGTCTCGCTGACCGGGCCGCTGCGCGAGACCGCCTACCACGTCATCGAGGCGAAGATCGCGGACTAG
- a CDS encoding ARPP-2 domain-containing protein: protein MTITLDGLRTGPAQVWGSIRLVPLVRDEPVPHLRLHRKVFEEPVTVVDVGDAAYISFVPHAFVATWSDGDQTQAASYGARLLERDTRAAPPRMPVRFTRRMARKAGKDRLRFLPLHLAVEGYLALHFGGPEIAWEEWSRRAVAHGLSPRCEETYLGRRVRGLEDALRIFEIHPGQCGVLVYVADALASAFVVPHPDDYRALHPTLVEDLFGELIYMYGLLGAPAGDLSAPIDAAGVRTLGDLRAAAEMREAEWAAFHDEVMAGRLFDEDGSRQAVQSLHGFELARFLPSFALGRENHIGEVITGGDGQVAYLKTFRLSEAQVRRGYLLRRLAEHDWRLGAAAAALGADEAGLALRLERAGFGYLLRQDVRDHFRARRRAT from the coding sequence ATGACGATCACGCTGGACGGGCTGAGGACTGGGCCCGCGCAGGTGTGGGGTTCGATCAGGCTCGTCCCGCTCGTGCGGGACGAGCCCGTGCCCCACCTGCGGCTGCACAGGAAGGTGTTCGAGGAGCCGGTTACGGTCGTGGACGTGGGCGACGCCGCCTACATCTCGTTCGTCCCCCATGCCTTCGTCGCGACGTGGAGCGACGGCGACCAGACGCAGGCGGCCTCGTACGGGGCGCGCCTCCTGGAGCGCGACACCCGGGCGGCCCCGCCGCGCATGCCCGTCCGGTTCACGCGGCGGATGGCCAGGAAGGCGGGCAAGGACCGGCTGCGGTTCCTCCCTCTGCACCTGGCGGTCGAGGGCTACCTGGCGCTGCACTTCGGGGGCCCGGAGATCGCGTGGGAGGAGTGGTCGCGCAGGGCGGTCGCGCACGGGCTGTCGCCGCGCTGCGAGGAGACCTACCTCGGCCGGCGGGTGCGCGGCCTGGAGGACGCGCTGCGGATCTTCGAGATCCATCCCGGGCAGTGCGGCGTGCTGGTGTACGTCGCCGACGCCCTGGCCAGCGCGTTCGTCGTGCCGCACCCCGACGACTACCGGGCGCTGCACCCGACGCTGGTCGAGGACCTCTTCGGCGAGCTGATCTACATGTACGGCCTGCTGGGGGCGCCCGCGGGCGACCTGTCCGCGCCGATCGACGCCGCGGGCGTCCGGACGCTGGGCGACCTGCGCGCCGCGGCGGAGATGCGCGAGGCGGAGTGGGCCGCCTTCCACGACGAGGTCATGGCCGGGCGCCTGTTCGACGAGGACGGGTCGCGCCAGGCGGTGCAGTCGCTGCACGGGTTCGAACTGGCCCGGTTCCTGCCCTCGTTCGCGCTGGGCAGGGAGAACCACATCGGGGAGGTCATCACCGGCGGGGACGGCCAGGTCGCCTACCTCAAGACGTTCCGCCTCTCGGAAGCGCAGGTCAGGCGCGGGTACCTGCTCAGGCGGCTGGCCGAGCACGACTGGCGGCTGGGCGCCGCCGCGGCCGCTCTCGGCGCCGACGAGGCGGGGCTGGCGCTGCGCCTGGAACGGGCCGGTTTCGGCTACCTGCTGCGGCAGGACGTCCGCGACCACTTCCGGGCGCGGCGCCGCGCTACCTGA
- a CDS encoding VOC family protein, translating to MTSEIRRTFYPLIRSADPARTLAWLEKAFGFEPVNVHEDDEGTIVHAEMRYDTGLIMFGAAATAKAAVYVAIDDPDAHHDRAKAAGAEVFRDLTDQDYGSRDYAARDPDGNEWYFGTYRP from the coding sequence ATGACCAGCGAGATCCGCCGCACCTTCTACCCGCTGATCCGGTCGGCCGACCCGGCCAGGACGCTCGCGTGGCTGGAGAAGGCGTTCGGCTTCGAACCCGTGAACGTCCACGAGGACGACGAGGGCACCATCGTCCACGCCGAGATGCGCTACGACACCGGCCTCATCATGTTCGGGGCGGCCGCGACCGCGAAGGCCGCCGTCTACGTCGCCATCGACGACCCCGACGCCCACCACGACCGCGCCAAGGCCGCCGGCGCCGAGGTCTTCCGCGATTTGACCGACCAGGACTACGGCTCCCGCGACTACGCGGCGCGCGACCCCGATGGCAACGAGTGGTACTTCGGCACCTACCGACCCTGA
- a CDS encoding class II glutamine amidotransferase, which yields MCRLFGMTTGGPRVRATFWLLDAPDSLRAQSRRMPDGTGLGWFSLGEEPVRDRAPVAAFRDADFNAEARHVVSHTFISHVRYASTGAPDVHNSHPFVMDDRLFAHNGVVRGVDVLDSWLTDVDRALIQGQTDSEFVFAYITAEIRRRGDTASGLIAAVRRIAAELPIFALNILLAESGRLWALRYPDTHELWVTTPHLTEPGAEHHLGAGREQGRVKVAAHREPTPACVLASERLDDDPGWRLLDAGELLLVDGMEASSLFPFDAPAHPLTAADLSGAESTSQA from the coding sequence ATGTGCCGCCTGTTCGGGATGACCACGGGAGGGCCCCGCGTCCGCGCCACCTTCTGGCTGCTGGACGCCCCCGACAGCCTGCGCGCCCAGAGCCGCCGCATGCCCGACGGGACGGGCCTCGGGTGGTTCTCGCTCGGCGAGGAGCCCGTCCGCGACCGCGCCCCCGTCGCCGCGTTCCGGGACGCCGACTTCAACGCCGAGGCGCGGCACGTCGTGTCGCACACCTTCATCTCCCACGTCCGGTACGCCTCTACCGGCGCCCCCGACGTCCACAACTCCCATCCCTTCGTCATGGACGACCGGCTGTTCGCCCACAACGGGGTGGTGCGGGGCGTCGACGTCCTCGACTCCTGGCTCACGGACGTGGACCGGGCGCTGATCCAGGGGCAGACGGACTCGGAGTTCGTGTTCGCCTACATCACCGCGGAGATCCGGCGGCGGGGCGACACGGCGTCCGGGCTGATCGCGGCCGTCCGGCGCATCGCCGCCGAATTGCCGATCTTCGCGCTGAACATCCTGCTGGCCGAGTCGGGGCGGCTGTGGGCGCTGCGCTATCCGGACACCCACGAGCTGTGGGTGACCACGCCGCACCTGACCGAGCCGGGCGCGGAGCACCACCTCGGCGCCGGCCGCGAGCAGGGGCGGGTGAAGGTGGCCGCGCACCGGGAGCCGACGCCCGCGTGCGTCCTCGCCAGCGAGCGTCTGGACGACGACCCCGGCTGGCGGCTGCTCGACGCCGGCGAGCTGCTCCTGGTGGACGGGATGGAGGCGTCCTCACTGTTCCCGTTCGACGCGCCCGCGCACCCGCTGACGGCCGCCGACCTGTCGGGGGCGGAGTCCACCTCGCAGGCATGA
- a CDS encoding SDR family NAD(P)-dependent oxidoreductase: protein MSSLDGRTALVTGGSRGIGRAIALALAADGARVALAYRRDDEAARKTVADIEAAGARGRAFRASVDDLAQCRSLAAQVEAELGGLDILVHSAGIASRGNSVADTDPAELERVMRVHAFGPHHLSQALIPLMRRAERSDLVFVSSVATDLMPAFGGPYAMGKAAMEALAQVVAKEERGNGMHVNVVAPGLVDTEMGRRLVRATAGIEDIRQQDAASPYGHVCTPEEVADVVRFLVSDAASYVTGQRVVVDGGTF from the coding sequence GTGAGTTCTCTCGACGGCCGTACGGCCCTGGTCACCGGAGGAAGCCGGGGGATCGGCCGGGCCATCGCCCTGGCCCTGGCCGCGGACGGCGCCCGGGTCGCCCTCGCCTACCGGCGCGACGACGAGGCCGCGCGCAAGACGGTCGCCGACATCGAGGCGGCCGGGGCGCGGGGCCGCGCGTTCCGCGCCTCGGTCGACGACCTCGCCCAGTGCCGTTCCCTGGCCGCTCAGGTGGAGGCGGAGCTGGGCGGGCTGGACATCCTCGTGCACAGCGCCGGGATAGCCAGCCGCGGCAACAGCGTCGCCGACACCGACCCGGCCGAGCTGGAGCGGGTCATGCGCGTGCACGCGTTCGGCCCGCACCACCTCAGCCAGGCGCTGATCCCGCTGATGCGGCGCGCCGAGCGCAGCGACCTGGTCTTCGTGTCGAGCGTCGCCACGGACCTGATGCCGGCGTTCGGCGGCCCCTACGCGATGGGCAAGGCCGCGATGGAGGCGCTCGCCCAGGTGGTCGCCAAAGAGGAGCGCGGCAACGGCATGCACGTCAACGTGGTCGCGCCCGGACTGGTGGACACCGAGATGGGGCGCAGACTGGTCCGCGCCACGGCCGGAATCGAGGACATCCGGCAGCAGGACGCCGCGTCCCCCTACGGGCACGTGTGCACGCCCGAGGAGGTCGCCGACGTGGTCCGGTTCCTCGTCTCGGACGCCGCGTCCTACGTCACCGGGCAGCGCGTCGTCGTGGACGGCGGGACGTTCTGA
- a CDS encoding TIGR03086 family metal-binding protein yields the protein MDIRSQMVPAAQAAARIVLEVPEERLDAPTPCPDWDVRALLNHLIFWSARGESAARRTPPTGPGEDHDFTAEPGWAERFAEQASRTAQAWQDPAAWEGNTSLTGDKEGMPAGFIAGIVLVECVLHGWDLAVATGREPALPEPVLQAAWQQVASTAEISRQYGALGPEVAVPDDAPLLDRVLGLSGRDPYWKP from the coding sequence ATGGATATCCGGAGCCAGATGGTCCCCGCCGCGCAGGCCGCGGCACGGATCGTCCTGGAGGTCCCCGAAGAGAGGCTGGACGCGCCCACTCCCTGCCCGGACTGGGACGTGCGGGCGCTTCTCAACCATCTGATCTTCTGGAGCGCGCGGGGCGAGAGCGCCGCGCGCAGGACGCCGCCCACCGGGCCGGGGGAGGACCACGACTTCACCGCCGAGCCCGGCTGGGCCGAGCGGTTCGCGGAGCAGGCCAGCCGGACCGCACAGGCATGGCAGGACCCCGCCGCCTGGGAGGGGAACACCAGCCTCACCGGCGACAAGGAGGGCATGCCCGCCGGGTTCATCGCCGGGATCGTGCTCGTCGAGTGCGTCCTGCACGGCTGGGACCTCGCCGTCGCCACCGGCCGCGAGCCCGCCTTGCCGGAGCCGGTGCTCCAGGCCGCCTGGCAGCAGGTCGCCTCCACCGCGGAGATCAGCCGCCAGTACGGCGCGCTCGGTCCGGAGGTCGCCGTGCCGGACGACGCGCCGCTGCTCGACCGCGTCCTCGGGCTGTCCGGGCGCGATCCGTACTGGAAGCCCTGA
- a CDS encoding response regulator gives MDDKAKILLVDDREENLIALEAILSSLDQDLVRARSGEDALKALLTEEYAVILLDVVMPGMDGFETARDIKRRKKTRDLPIIFLTAVNSDPDYAFRGYAAGAVDFISKPFDPWVLRAKVSVFVELHNKNKQLRDQTALLREQAALLRDQTALLKARPEGTPQEASADGSAGERLASVEEQAEVLGKHVPASLRDEYEELSRRILLLREALDGQAPARD, from the coding sequence GTGGACGACAAGGCCAAGATCCTGCTCGTGGACGACCGCGAGGAGAACCTGATCGCGCTGGAGGCCATCCTCAGCTCGCTCGACCAGGATCTGGTCCGGGCGCGGTCCGGTGAGGACGCGCTGAAGGCGCTGCTCACCGAGGAGTACGCGGTCATCCTGCTGGACGTCGTCATGCCGGGCATGGACGGGTTCGAGACGGCCCGCGACATCAAGCGCCGCAAGAAGACCCGCGACCTGCCGATCATCTTCCTCACGGCGGTGAACAGCGACCCCGACTACGCCTTCCGCGGCTACGCGGCGGGCGCGGTCGACTTCATCTCCAAGCCGTTCGACCCGTGGGTGCTGCGGGCCAAGGTCTCGGTGTTCGTGGAGCTGCACAACAAGAACAAGCAGCTCCGCGACCAGACGGCGCTGCTGCGCGAGCAGGCGGCCCTGCTGCGGGACCAGACGGCCCTGCTGAAGGCGCGGCCCGAGGGGACGCCGCAGGAGGCGTCCGCCGACGGTTCCGCGGGCGAGCGCCTGGCCTCGGTGGAGGAGCAGGCCGAGGTGCTCGGCAAGCACGTCCCGGCCTCGCTGCGCGACGAGTACGAGGAGCTCAGCCGCAGGATCCTGCTGCTCCGCGAGGCCCTGGACGGGCAGGCACCCGCCCGGGACTGA
- a CDS encoding HAD domain-containing protein, with translation MGSSPVVLLDVDGVLNPFERPHRGFQRHECSPNGVTYKLWLHPGHGAALLDLAESTGAELAWASYWGHQANVWIAPRVGLPELPFVPIPRFPGITEGRTLGAWKARHVARWAEGRPFVWFEDEPDATDCIAGEPDVADHLLVEIDPLTGLTDDHLGAAAAWLRARSG, from the coding sequence ATGGGGTCGTCGCCGGTGGTTCTGCTGGACGTTGACGGAGTGCTCAACCCGTTCGAGCGGCCGCACCGCGGCTTCCAGCGGCATGAGTGCTCCCCGAACGGTGTGACGTACAAACTGTGGCTCCATCCCGGGCATGGCGCGGCGCTGCTCGACCTGGCCGAGTCCACGGGCGCCGAACTGGCCTGGGCGAGCTACTGGGGCCACCAGGCCAACGTGTGGATCGCTCCCCGCGTCGGGCTTCCGGAGCTGCCGTTCGTGCCGATCCCGCGGTTCCCGGGTATCACCGAGGGGCGCACGCTGGGCGCGTGGAAGGCCCGGCACGTGGCCAGGTGGGCGGAGGGCCGGCCGTTCGTCTGGTTCGAGGACGAGCCGGACGCGACCGACTGCATCGCGGGGGAGCCGGACGTCGCCGACCACCTGCTCGTGGAGATCGACCCGCTCACCGGCCTGACCGACGACCACCTCGGGGCCGCCGCGGCCTGGCTGCGCGCTCGCTCCGGGTGA
- a CDS encoding NUDIX hydrolase: MSAPSPGPFDDLAAFRALAAERLGSFAHTRVPEAPGLRRAGVVLCAVEHDGVPSMIVIRRAYQGRNAGQWGLPGGRMEDGETPEQAALRELHEELGLTAGPADVLGRLDDFPAASGFAITPVVVVLDDPGPLAPSPDEVHSVHHTSLRRLAADDTPVWVPQPGGGRLLQMWLGPGWRVHAPTGAMLWQFREVVLLGRPARVADFAQPDWTRH; this comes from the coding sequence ATGAGCGCCCCCTCCCCCGGCCCCTTCGACGACCTCGCCGCGTTCCGGGCGCTCGCCGCCGAGCGGCTCGGCTCCTTCGCGCACACGAGGGTCCCCGAGGCGCCCGGTCTGCGCCGCGCCGGCGTCGTGCTGTGCGCGGTCGAGCACGACGGCGTCCCGTCGATGATCGTCATCAGGCGCGCCTACCAGGGACGGAACGCGGGCCAGTGGGGGCTGCCGGGCGGCCGCATGGAGGACGGCGAGACCCCCGAGCAGGCGGCGCTGCGCGAACTGCACGAGGAGCTCGGCCTGACCGCGGGCCCCGCCGACGTGCTCGGCAGGCTCGACGACTTCCCCGCCGCCTCCGGCTTCGCGATCACACCGGTCGTGGTGGTGCTGGACGACCCGGGGCCGCTCGCACCGAGCCCGGACGAGGTCCACTCCGTCCACCACACGAGCCTGCGCCGGCTCGCCGCCGACGACACCCCGGTCTGGGTACCGCAGCCGGGCGGCGGGCGCCTTCTGCAGATGTGGCTCGGCCCCGGGTGGCGCGTCCACGCGCCGACCGGCGCGATGCTGTGGCAGTTCCGCGAGGTGGTGCTGCTCGGCCGGCCCGCCAGGGTCGCCGACTTCGCCCAGCCCGACTGGACGCGCCACTGA